One Fervidobacterium thailandense DNA window includes the following coding sequences:
- a CDS encoding acyl-CoA dehydrogenase, producing MDYLLTKEQLLARKFFKEFVEKEIKPIAAEIDENETFPHDTVRKMGKLGFFGIPFPREVGGVGGDYLTYIMAVEEIAKACASTAIILSAHVSLCCWPIFAFGTDEQKRKYLPKLLTGESLGAFALTEPNAGSDAGNQQTTAKLVGDAYILNGTKVFITNGGVADVFIVFASTDKSKGAKGISAFIVERGFEGFSIGKVERKMGIRGSSTAELIFEDCVVPKENLLGTEGSGFKIALQTLDGGRIGVGAQALGIAEGAIAEAVKYVKERRQFGKPIGSFQGIQWYLADMITKVEAARLLVYNAAIKKEKGILKSSDAAMAKKFASDVAMEVTTQVVQIFGGYGYSREYPVERMMRDAKITQIYEGTNEIQRIVIASDFLGKI from the coding sequence GTGGATTACTTGTTAACCAAGGAACAGCTTCTTGCAAGGAAGTTTTTTAAGGAATTCGTGGAAAAGGAAATAAAACCGATTGCTGCGGAAATAGACGAGAATGAAACGTTCCCACACGATACAGTTAGGAAAATGGGTAAACTTGGATTTTTCGGAATTCCGTTTCCGAGGGAAGTTGGAGGTGTTGGCGGGGACTATTTAACCTACATAATGGCCGTTGAAGAAATTGCTAAGGCATGTGCCTCAACTGCCATAATTCTTTCGGCGCACGTTTCGTTGTGTTGCTGGCCGATTTTTGCTTTCGGCACCGATGAGCAGAAGAGAAAGTACCTTCCAAAGCTCCTCACCGGGGAGAGTTTGGGAGCGTTCGCACTAACCGAACCAAACGCGGGAAGTGATGCTGGAAACCAGCAAACAACGGCAAAGCTCGTTGGAGATGCCTACATACTGAACGGAACAAAGGTTTTTATAACAAACGGTGGGGTTGCCGATGTGTTCATCGTTTTTGCGTCAACCGACAAATCCAAAGGTGCTAAGGGTATTAGTGCGTTCATCGTTGAAAGGGGATTTGAGGGTTTTTCAATAGGCAAGGTGGAAAGGAAGATGGGAATCAGAGGTTCATCCACCGCCGAGTTGATCTTCGAAGATTGTGTTGTTCCCAAGGAGAACTTGCTTGGAACCGAGGGAAGTGGGTTTAAGATTGCTTTGCAAACCCTCGACGGCGGACGCATTGGTGTCGGAGCACAGGCACTGGGAATTGCCGAAGGCGCTATCGCTGAGGCAGTTAAGTATGTAAAAGAGCGGCGTCAGTTCGGAAAGCCCATCGGATCGTTCCAGGGGATTCAGTGGTACCTGGCAGATATGATTACGAAAGTCGAGGCTGCAAGATTGTTGGTATACAATGCGGCGATAAAAAAAGAAAAAGGAATCCTCAAAAGCTCAGATGCCGCAATGGCCAAGAAATTTGCATCCGATGTTGCGATGGAAGTCACCACACAAGTGGTCCAGATTTTCGGTGGTTATGGTTATTCGCGCGAGTATCCAGTTGAACGAATGATGAGGGATGCAAAGATAACCCAAATTTACGAAGGAACAAACGAGATCCAAAGGATCGTTATCGCATCCGATTTCCTGGGAAAAATATGA
- a CDS encoding electron transfer flavoprotein subunit beta/FixA family protein, translating into MEIIVFAKQVPDTTEIKVDPVKGTLIRDGVPSIMNPEDKNALELALTLKDNFGAKVKVVTMGPPPAEEILREAYAMGADECYLVTDPLFAGADTWVTSLILSRVAKTIGFDVILCGRQAIDGDTAQVGMEIAEHLGIPVVAYAVEVSYNGEYFKVKRELDDVYEVILVKPPCLITCTRDLNAPRYMNLYGIFEAFKKEIKVINNDILKFEKTEVGLIGSPTKVRRTFTKGPKGEGRVFQGNLDEAVDEFLRIVEKVRA; encoded by the coding sequence ATGGAAATAATCGTTTTCGCGAAGCAGGTTCCTGACACAACCGAGATCAAGGTCGATCCCGTAAAGGGTACGTTGATACGTGATGGGGTACCATCTATAATGAACCCGGAGGATAAGAACGCTCTCGAGTTGGCGCTGACTTTGAAAGACAATTTCGGCGCGAAAGTCAAAGTAGTTACGATGGGACCACCCCCAGCTGAAGAAATCCTGCGAGAAGCGTACGCAATGGGTGCCGATGAGTGTTATTTGGTTACAGACCCGCTTTTTGCGGGAGCGGATACCTGGGTAACGAGTCTCATACTTTCGAGAGTCGCAAAAACAATAGGGTTCGACGTGATACTCTGCGGACGTCAAGCGATCGACGGGGATACGGCACAAGTTGGGATGGAAATTGCCGAGCATCTCGGTATTCCGGTTGTAGCTTACGCTGTTGAAGTATCCTACAACGGTGAGTATTTTAAGGTGAAGCGCGAACTTGACGATGTTTACGAAGTGATACTCGTAAAACCACCGTGCTTGATTACGTGTACTCGAGACTTGAACGCACCAAGGTACATGAATCTGTACGGTATCTTCGAAGCGTTCAAAAAGGAAATAAAGGTCATCAACAACGACATTCTGAAATTCGAAAAGACCGAGGTGGGACTTATCGGTTCACCAACGAAGGTAAGACGAACGTTCACAAAAGGACCAAAAGGAGAAGGTAGAGTTTTCCAGGGAAACTTGGATGAAGCTGTTGACGAGTTCTTGAGAATCGTAGAGAAGGTCAGAGCTTAG
- a CDS encoding electron transfer flavoprotein subunit alpha/FixB family protein: MVMVFCQQANGELHKVGLELVGKASELGRDLNAPVTAVILGNDIRHLAPILIQHGADRVIIVEHPLLEAYNVDLHTKALFEVIEHERPEILLLGATQLGRELAPRLAARLKTGLTADCTNLEIDPETKLLLMTRPAFSGNLMATIVCPSHRPQMATVRPGVFPIPTPNPQRHGEIVEFKVRISLEDTLLKLEDVILKVKRDADISNAKIIVAGGRGIGSKDGFETLKELAELLGGTVAGSRAAVENGWIERDRQVGQTGKTVRPKLYIAVGISGAIQHLAGMQDSEFIVAINKDPDAPIMKIADLGIVGDWKQVVPRLIKSLRKLTDRQLTEESVSLIS, from the coding sequence ATGGTGATGGTGTTCTGCCAACAAGCTAATGGTGAACTCCACAAAGTAGGACTTGAATTGGTTGGTAAAGCTTCAGAGTTGGGTAGAGATCTCAACGCTCCAGTAACCGCAGTAATTCTGGGAAACGACATCCGACACCTTGCACCGATACTTATCCAGCACGGTGCTGATAGAGTGATCATCGTCGAGCATCCGTTGCTGGAGGCGTACAATGTTGACTTACACACAAAAGCGCTGTTCGAAGTAATCGAACACGAGCGTCCGGAAATACTTTTACTTGGTGCGACGCAACTTGGTCGGGAACTTGCTCCAAGACTTGCGGCGCGCCTGAAGACAGGTTTGACAGCCGATTGTACAAATCTTGAAATTGATCCAGAGACGAAGCTGTTGTTAATGACAAGGCCGGCGTTCAGCGGTAATCTCATGGCCACGATCGTATGCCCAAGCCACAGACCTCAAATGGCAACGGTTCGACCCGGTGTTTTCCCGATACCGACTCCGAATCCACAGAGACACGGTGAAATAGTTGAGTTCAAGGTCAGAATCTCACTCGAGGATACATTGCTGAAACTTGAAGATGTTATCCTCAAGGTGAAAAGGGACGCGGACATCTCAAACGCAAAGATCATAGTTGCTGGAGGCCGTGGTATAGGTTCAAAAGATGGTTTTGAAACGTTGAAAGAACTTGCCGAGCTTCTTGGGGGAACAGTAGCAGGCTCACGCGCTGCAGTTGAAAATGGTTGGATCGAACGTGATAGACAGGTAGGTCAGACCGGAAAGACCGTTAGGCCAAAACTGTACATTGCGGTTGGGATTTCAGGGGCGATTCAGCACTTAGCTGGGATGCAAGATAGTGAATTTATTGTAGCAATAAACAAAGATCCAGATGCACCGATAATGAAAATTGCCGATTTGGGAATAGTTGGTGATTGGAAACAAGTCGTTCCAAGGCTCATCAAGTCTCTGAGGAAATTAACTGACAGACAACTAACCGAAGAATCGGTGAGTTTGATCAGCTAA